The Streptomyces sp. NBC_00510 genomic interval GCCGCTTCGCCTTCCCGACGGTGCCGGCAGTACACGGCGACGATACCGCATACAAACTTCTGCATACAGAATCCTACAGCCGGGACTTTCCCAAGTCCCGGCACCCGGGCGCGTCTTGTCGCGACCGAAGGGCATGTTGCATACCAAAACCTGTATACTGACCGTTCCCGCCGCCGGCGACCCTCACGGCGGCCACCAGTGCAGAGCCGTCGGCCCACAGGCTCGGTGGCAGAACGGGGGAACCATGCGTGAGGCCCTGACGGCCGCGGCGACCCGCCGGGTCGCCCGCCCCGCACCACTGCGCCAGGCCGTGTACGACGCCCTGATCGAACTGATCATCAACGGCTCCCTCACACCGGGCCAGCACCTGGTCGAGGCCGAACTCGCCGAGCACCTCGGGGTCTCCCGCCAGCCGGTGCGCGAGGCCCTGCAGCGCCTGCAGACCGACGGCTGGGTCGACCTGCGCCCCGCCCAGGGCGCCTTCGTCCACTCCCCCACCGAGGAGGAGGCCGCCCAGCTGCTCGGCGTCCGCTCGGTGCTGGAGACGTACTCGGCCCGGCTCGCCGCCGAGAACGCCAAGCCCGAGGACGTCGAACGCCTCTGGGAGCTGCAGAAGGAGGGCGTCGAGGCGCTCGCCGGAGGCGACGTGGAGCGCCTGGTCACGGCCAACACGGCGCTGCACTCCTTCATCACGTCCATCGCCGCGAACGCCGTGCTGGCCGAGCTGATCTCGCAGGTGAGCCGGAAGGTGCGGTGGTACTACACCCCCATCGCCAAGCCCCGCGGCAAGGACGCCTGGAACGAGCACGCCCAGCTCATCAAGGCCATCGCCAAGGGCGACGGCGACCGCGCCGGCGAGATCATGCGCAAGCACACCGAACGCACCGGCGACTACCGCAAGGCGGTCGCGGCGGGGGCGACGGCGCTGAGCTGAGCCGCCCGGCCCGCCGCCGCGCCCACCGCCGCCGACGCGGCCGTCTCCGCGGCCTCGACCGACGGGTGGACGGCCGAGGAGCCCAGGGCGTCGCGCAGTTCGCGCAGCCACGGCAGCACGGCGCGCAGCACGACCTCGCGCCCCGCGCCGTCCTCCCCGAGCATCGCGTCGGCGGGGACGAGGACCGGGTCGGCGAGGACCGTGGAGGTGGCACTGCCGTGCGGCCCTCCCCCGTCCGGCCGGGCCGGGACGAACAGGTCGGGCGCGTGCGCGGGCACCAGCCACAGGGTCAGCCCGTCCCCGGCGGCCAGCGGCAGCGACGACCAGACGTAGCTGTCGGCCTCCCCCGCAGCGACCACCTCGCGCTTGCGGGCGCGCAGGGCGACCACCTCTCCCGAGCGGGTGGCGGTCGCGCCCGCGG includes:
- a CDS encoding GntR family transcriptional regulator, producing MREALTAAATRRVARPAPLRQAVYDALIELIINGSLTPGQHLVEAELAEHLGVSRQPVREALQRLQTDGWVDLRPAQGAFVHSPTEEEAAQLLGVRSVLETYSARLAAENAKPEDVERLWELQKEGVEALAGGDVERLVTANTALHSFITSIAANAVLAELISQVSRKVRWYYTPIAKPRGKDAWNEHAQLIKAIAKGDGDRAGEIMRKHTERTGDYRKAVAAGATALS
- a CDS encoding acyl-CoA/acyl-ACP dehydrogenase; this translates as MSYRNAFSRVLSDVIAPRAERTGREGSFPRGAVSALGEAGLLGLTVSADLGGGGRGPAEAAEVVARIAGTCPVTAAVLQSHYAAVAVIEACGSRWVRGETAAGRHLSSLALADGTDGAYGAAGATATRSGEVVALRARKREVVAAGEADSYVWSSLPLAAGDGLTLWLVPAHAPDLFVPARPDGGGPHGSATSTVLADPVLVPADAMLGEDGAGREVVLRAVLPWLRELRDALGSSAVHPSVEAAETAASAAVGAAAGRAAQLSAVAPAATALR